The following are from one region of the Acomys russatus chromosome 32, mAcoRus1.1, whole genome shotgun sequence genome:
- the LOC127183864 gene encoding 60S ribosomal protein L31-like, which translates to MAPSKKGGEKKVPSAMKQGGDPRAHHQHSQTHPWSGLQEVCSSGTQRNSEICHEGDGDSRCARRHQGQQRCMGPRNEECSISHPSTFVQKQNEDEDSSNKLYTLVTYVPVVTFKNLQTVYVDEN; encoded by the coding sequence ATGGCTCCCTCAAAGAAGGGTGGCGAGAAGAAGGTCCCTTCCGCCATGAAACAAGGTGGTGACCCGAGAGCACACCATCAGCATTCACAAACGCATCCATGGAGTGGGCTTCAAGAAGTGTGCTCCTCgggcactcaaagaaattcagaaatttgCCATGAAGGAGATGGGGACTCCAGATGTGCACGTAGACACCAAGGTCAACAAAGATGTATGGGCCCAAGGAATGAGGAGTGTTCCATATCGCATCCGAGTACATTTGTCCAGAAGCAAAATGAAGATGAGGACTCATCAAACAAGCTCTACACATTGGTAACTTATGTGCCTGTTGTCACATTCAAGAATCTACAGACGGTCTACGTGGATGAAAACTAA